In a genomic window of Diabrotica undecimpunctata isolate CICGRU chromosome 2, icDiaUnde3, whole genome shotgun sequence:
- the LOC140433920 gene encoding uncharacterized protein: protein MYEGKGRFIESSLVLTPERQDIGRRVVLKLTDTLPVGVSIFVDRYFTLKILIHALHSRKLYVTGTLMKNRIPKTDVTFKTDKHLRKSGRGSHDMLVNKDNKIAVTKWFDSKPIYMVSSAFGAEPLGLYFTQWLLEVQTLNKVQYVKSTGKRTVNKFEKQYYECRRSHRNRKEKHDLKMKRKRQLKSQGSCKLEKSCVSQIILKRNEESDECFITYYKSHYLHGEDIQHLQITKEDKDIIASKLILGVPAKAILTSTRDMIYKDLKRVDLLTNKDINNIKMSYKVSVKDGYFHHDDATSVDIWVAECKKNENNPVIFYKPQGQECIGFENDDFCLIIMNDVQRKTLLDFGNTLVTIDGTHGLNSYDFELTTLLVLDENKRGFPVAFMFSNKKNTAIYVTFFMEIKKITGKITSKVFMSDITDTYFNAWCFVMGSVEKRLLCSWHVDRAWQSNLLKIINKEKRSWVYKTLKYFQNLLNIDIFNLKFNEFVQTLLQDNDTKVFGKYIQTYYLPITKQWAYCHRIGCVNTNMHLESFHKTIKYHYLEGKKIKRLDKTINQLMLFIRDKTVERIIYLKKGKNLSKTEENDNIPEIETDISELSSQLGNTNNNSDNIKEKIKNNCLQIMERIEKDDKLSQEQLELMLKHSNTVIALASVKPINIFETSKDSLNEPANKKIMKQKSFCSTKKKEVS from the exons ATGTATGAAGGTAAAGGCAGATTTATTGAATCCAGCTTGGTACTTACACCAGAACGGCAGGATATCGGGAGAAGGGTTGTTTTAAAACTTACAGATACTCTGCCAGTAGGAGTATCTATTTTTGTTGACAGATATTTTACGTTAAAAATATTGATTCATGCATTACATTCACGGAAGCTTTATGTAACAGGAACGCTAATGAAAAATAGAATACCAAAAACTGATGTGACATTTAAGACAGATAAACATCTAAGAAAATCAGGAAGAGGCTCCCACGATATGCTCGTTAACAAAGACAACAAAATAGCTGTCACAAAATGGTTTGATTCCAAACCAATCTATATGGTTTCATCAGCATTTGGAGCTGAACCATTGGGATTAT attttactCAATGGCTTTTGGAAGTACAAACTCTAAATAAAGTTCAGTATGTCAAATCTACTGGGAAAAGAACTGTAAACAAATTTGAAAAACAATATTATGAGTGTAGGCGTTCACATAGAAACAGGAAAGAGAAGCATGATTTAAAAATGAAGCGAAAAAGACAATTGAAATCACAGGGATCTTGTAAATTGGAAAAATCATGTGTAagccaaattattttaaaaagaaatgagGAATCAGATGAGTGCTTTATTACATATTACAAGTCACATTATTTACATGGTGAAGATATACAACATTTGCAGATTACAAAGGAAGATAAGGATATAATTGCTTCTAAACTTATTTTAGGAGTTCCTGCGAAAGC gataTTAACTTCTACACGAGATATGATATATAAGGATCTTAAAAGAGTTGATCTTCTTACGAATAAGGACATTAACAATATTAAGATGTCTTATAAAGTTAGTGTGAAAGACGGTTACTTCCATCATGATGATGCAACCAGTGTGGATATTTGGGTTGCAGAatgcaaaaaaaatgaaaataatcctGTTATATTTTATAAGCCTCAAGGACAAGAATGTATAGGTTTTGAAAATgatgatttttgtttaataattatgaaCGATGTTCAGAGAAAAACTTTATTGGATTTTGGAAATACTTTAGTAACAATAGATGGTACTCATGGCTTAAATAGTTATGATTTTGAACTCACGACTTTGCTTGTCTTGGATGAGAATAAAAGAGGTTTTCCTGTAGcctttatgttttcaaataaaaaaaacacagctATTTATGTCACATTTTttatggaaataaaaaaaataacaggtAAAATTACTTCTAAGGTTTTCATGTCAGATATAACTGATACTTATTTTAATGCCTGGTGTTTTGTTATGGGATCCGTAGAAAAAAGACTGTTGTGCTCATGGCACGTAGACAGAGCATGGCagtcaaatttattaaaaataataaataaagagaaAAGGTCTTGGGTCTACAAAACcctgaaatattttcaaaatttactaAACATAGACATTTTTAATCTAAAATTCAATGAATTTGTTCAAACTCTTTTACAAGATAATGATACAAAAGTTTTTGGAAAATATATCCAAACATATTACTTACCCATTACTAAACAATGGGCATATTGCCACCGAATTGGTTGTGTAAATACAAATATGCACTTGGAAAGCTTTCATAAAACAATTAAGTATCATTATTTAGAaggaaaaaagataaaaagattAGACAAAACTATTAACCAATTAATGCTCTTTATACGTGATAAAACTGTTGAgagaataatttatttaaagaaaggTAAAAATCTATCTAAAACAGAGGAAAATGACAATATACCAGAAATAGAAACGGACATTTCAGAATTATCATCACAATTAGGTAACACTAACAATAACAGtgataatattaaagaaaaaattaaaaacaactgcCTACAAATCATGGAAAGAATTGAAAAAGATGATAAGTTAAGCCAAGAACAACTAGAGTTAATGTTGAAACACTCAAATACAGTTATTGCTTTAGCCTCTGTAAAACCAATCAATATTTTTGAAACAAGTAAGGATAGTTTAAATGAACCtgctaataaaaaaattatgaaacaaaaATCATTctgttcaacaaaaaaaaaagaagtgtcTTAA